A single window of Methylobacterium nodulans ORS 2060 DNA harbors:
- a CDS encoding patatin-like phospholipase family protein, with protein sequence MTSLSGDQGECHVLVLQGGGALGSYQAGVVEAMQEGGVAPDWVAGISIGAINAAIIAGNPPERRIERLRLFWEQVSSGFQLSPWWPGEQARSLLNEVSANFGATFGVAGFFRPRLPPPYLYPPGALEALSYYDTQSLRETLLRLVDFDHINRRATRLSVGAVNVRTGNFTYFDNFREAIGPEHIMASGALPPGFPPIEIDGEHYWDGGLVSNTPLQHVLDEERCKDLMIFQVDLFSARGPMPRTLLEAAEREKDIRYSSRTRLNTDDQVAIHKAKTAFRRLADKLPPELRQDPDVAYLLELSHENTVSILQLIYRRKNYEGNAKDYEFSRQTMLEHWSAGRSDVRRSFRHRDWLERCRPEQGVAVFDLTRDARD encoded by the coding sequence ATGACGTCGCTCTCAGGCGATCAGGGCGAGTGCCACGTTCTTGTTCTCCAGGGTGGCGGGGCGCTCGGCTCCTACCAGGCAGGCGTCGTCGAGGCGATGCAGGAGGGCGGCGTCGCCCCCGACTGGGTCGCCGGCATCTCGATCGGCGCCATCAACGCCGCGATCATCGCCGGCAACCCGCCCGAGCGCCGGATCGAGCGGCTCCGCCTCTTCTGGGAGCAGGTCTCGTCCGGCTTCCAGCTCAGCCCCTGGTGGCCCGGCGAGCAGGCCCGCAGCCTCCTCAACGAGGTCAGCGCGAATTTCGGCGCGACCTTCGGCGTCGCCGGCTTCTTCCGGCCGCGCCTGCCCCCGCCCTATCTCTACCCGCCGGGCGCGCTGGAAGCGCTGAGCTACTACGACACCCAGTCGCTGCGCGAGACCCTGCTTCGGCTCGTCGACTTCGATCACATCAACCGGCGCGCGACGCGGCTCAGCGTCGGGGCCGTCAACGTCCGCACCGGCAACTTCACCTATTTCGACAATTTCCGCGAGGCGATCGGCCCTGAGCACATCATGGCCTCGGGCGCCCTGCCGCCCGGCTTCCCGCCCATCGAGATCGATGGCGAGCATTACTGGGACGGCGGCCTGGTCTCGAACACCCCCTTGCAGCACGTGCTCGACGAGGAGCGCTGCAAGGATCTCATGATCTTCCAGGTCGACCTGTTCAGCGCGCGCGGGCCGATGCCCCGCACCCTCTTGGAGGCGGCCGAGCGCGAGAAGGACATCCGCTATTCGAGCCGCACGCGCCTGAACACGGATGACCAGGTCGCGATCCACAAGGCCAAGACCGCCTTCCGCCGCCTCGCCGACAAGCTGCCGCCGGAGCTGCGCCAGGATCCGGACGTCGCCTACCTGCTGGAGCTCAGCCACGAGAACACGGTCTCGATCCTGCAGCTGATCTACCGGCGCAAGAACTACGAGGGGAATGCGAAGGACTACGAGTTCTCGCGCCAGACCATGCTGGAACATTGGTCGGCCGGACGCAGCGACGTGCGCCGCTCGTTCCGCCACCGCGACTGGCTGGAGCGCTGCCGGCCCGAGCAGGGCGTGGCGGTGTTCGATCTGACCCGGGACGCCCGGGACTGA
- a CDS encoding ABC transporter ATP-binding protein, producing the protein MTRREMFLRVWRGWLSRQKALLAWLAVAIAVVGASTGIYPVVVRFAFEAYAANDRSSLSYVPLAILLATALRGSALLAQLVLTNRIVTRVEADMLSDLFARMVRADVGRTTRESPAALSQRFTGDFAPVSEALSRLSTVLLRDVAMLIALGAALLWMDPVLTLVSVVMVPLVARPVSQIGQKLRRYARAIHETVGATAGLIGESLLGSRVAKVYGMEDLLSARAREGFEQVRRLKVKAANARGRLDPLLEIGGGLGVAAVMILIGDRVMSGERSVGDFTGFVTALLLASQPARTLGSLGAVLQQAAGALQRYFEAFDERPTIADRPSARPLRIGAGEIRFEGVVFAHEGGPPVLRGLDLVARAGAVTAIVGRSGAGKSTLLDLVPRLQEVSEGRVAIDGQDVRDVTLDSLRASIAMVTQDVMLFDDTVEANIAFGRPGASPEEVRAAARAAAADFVDDLPDGFAFRVGPGGSRLSGGERQRVTLARAFLKNAPILLLDEATSALDPASEARVQEAVRRLMAGRTTVIVAHRPSTYMAADQIAVMEGGRVIRFGPPDLVMGRAEAEALENHAPAAEARNGVEPVAGAA; encoded by the coding sequence ATGACCAGACGAGAGATGTTCCTGCGGGTGTGGCGCGGCTGGCTCAGCCGCCAGAAGGCCCTCCTGGCCTGGCTCGCGGTCGCCATCGCGGTGGTGGGCGCCTCGACCGGCATCTATCCGGTGGTGGTGCGGTTCGCCTTCGAGGCCTATGCCGCCAACGACCGGTCGTCGCTGTCCTACGTGCCGCTCGCCATCCTGCTCGCCACCGCCTTACGGGGCAGCGCACTCCTGGCGCAGCTCGTCCTGACGAACCGCATCGTGACGCGGGTCGAGGCCGACATGCTCTCGGACCTGTTCGCCCGCATGGTGCGCGCGGATGTCGGGCGCACCACCCGGGAGAGCCCCGCCGCGCTCTCCCAGCGCTTCACGGGCGACTTCGCGCCGGTCTCCGAGGCGCTCTCGCGCCTCTCGACGGTGCTGCTGCGGGACGTCGCGATGCTGATCGCGCTCGGCGCCGCGCTTCTGTGGATGGATCCCGTCCTGACGCTGGTCTCGGTGGTGATGGTGCCGCTCGTGGCGCGTCCGGTCAGCCAGATCGGGCAGAAGCTGCGCCGCTACGCCCGCGCCATCCACGAGACCGTCGGCGCCACGGCGGGGCTGATCGGCGAGAGCCTGCTCGGGTCGCGGGTCGCCAAGGTTTACGGGATGGAGGATCTGCTCTCCGCCCGCGCCCGCGAGGGCTTCGAGCAGGTGCGCCGGCTCAAGGTGAAGGCCGCCAATGCCAGGGGCCGCCTCGACCCGCTGCTCGAGATCGGGGGCGGCCTCGGCGTCGCCGCCGTGATGATCCTGATCGGGGACCGCGTGATGTCCGGCGAGCGCTCGGTGGGCGATTTCACCGGCTTCGTCACGGCGCTCCTCCTCGCCTCCCAGCCCGCCCGCACCCTCGGCTCGCTCGGCGCGGTGCTCCAGCAGGCCGCGGGCGCGCTCCAGCGCTATTTCGAGGCTTTCGACGAGCGGCCGACCATCGCCGACCGGCCCAGCGCGCGCCCGCTGCGGATCGGGGCCGGCGAGATCCGCTTCGAGGGCGTGGTCTTCGCCCATGAGGGCGGGCCGCCCGTCCTGCGGGGGCTCGACCTCGTCGCCCGCGCCGGGGCGGTCACCGCCATCGTCGGGCGCTCCGGTGCCGGCAAGTCGACGCTGCTCGATCTCGTCCCGCGGCTCCAGGAAGTGTCCGAGGGGCGCGTGGCGATCGATGGCCAGGATGTGAGAGACGTCACCCTGGACTCGCTGCGGGCCTCGATCGCGATGGTCACGCAGGATGTCATGCTGTTCGACGATACGGTCGAGGCCAATATCGCCTTCGGCCGGCCGGGCGCTTCGCCCGAGGAGGTGCGCGCCGCCGCCCGCGCCGCCGCGGCGGATTTCGTGGACGATCTGCCCGACGGTTTCGCCTTCCGGGTCGGTCCCGGCGGATCCAGGCTTTCGGGCGGCGAGCGCCAGCGCGTCACCCTGGCCCGGGCCTTCCTCAAGAACGCGCCGATCCTCCTTCTCGACGAGGCGACGAGCGCGCTCGATCCGGCCTCCGAGGCCCGCGTGCAGGAGGCGGTGCGGCGCCTGATGGCCGGACGCACGACGGTGATCGTCGCCCATCGGCCTTCGACCTACATGGCGGCGGATCAGATTGCGGTGATGGAAGGCGGCCGCGTCATCCGCTTCGGACCTCCGGACCTCGTGATGGGCCGGGCGGAGGCCGAGGCGCTGGAGAACCATGCGCCCGCAGCCGAGGCGCGAAACGGGGTCGAGCCGGTGGCAGGCGCCGCCTGA
- a CDS encoding acetoacetate decarboxylase, whose product MTRDEILRSPSMPVFSPSYPHGPYRFIRREYLIITYETDPDALRAALPEPLEPAPGNLAFYEWMKMPDSSGFGDYEESGTGIVARYNGEPCNFSVQMYLDDEPPITAGREIWGFPKKYGVPRLKVMKDTLTGTLHYDEERVALGTMTYKHHSLAGELDRVREGIGQLNVNLKLLPDVDGGVKVAQLIGYRLQDITVHGAWEGDARLHLIPHANCRVADLPVRRIVRGRHQVVDFTLPYGRVLHDYLA is encoded by the coding sequence ATGACCCGTGACGAGATTCTCCGCAGCCCCTCGATGCCGGTCTTCAGTCCGAGCTATCCGCACGGGCCCTACCGCTTCATCCGCCGCGAATACCTGATCATCACCTACGAGACCGACCCGGACGCCCTGCGGGCCGCCCTGCCCGAGCCGCTCGAACCGGCGCCCGGCAACCTTGCCTTCTACGAGTGGATGAAGATGCCGGATTCCTCCGGCTTCGGCGATTACGAGGAGAGCGGCACCGGCATCGTCGCCCGCTACAACGGCGAGCCCTGCAACTTCTCGGTCCAGATGTATCTCGACGACGAGCCGCCGATCACCGCCGGCCGCGAGATCTGGGGCTTTCCGAAGAAATACGGCGTGCCCCGGCTCAAGGTGATGAAGGACACGCTCACCGGCACCCTGCACTACGACGAGGAGCGGGTCGCGCTCGGCACCATGACCTACAAGCATCACAGCCTTGCGGGCGAGCTCGACCGGGTGCGCGAGGGGATCGGCCAGCTCAACGTCAACCTGAAGCTGCTGCCGGACGTGGATGGCGGCGTGAAGGTGGCCCAGCTCATCGGCTACCGGCTGCAGGACATCACGGTCCACGGCGCCTGGGAGGGCGACGCGCGCCTGCACCTGATCCCGCATGCCAATTGCCGGGTCGCCGACCTGCCGGTGCGCCGCATCGTGCGCGGGCGCCACCAGGTCGTCGACTTCACCCTGCCCTACGGCCGCGTGCTGCACGACTATCTCGCCTGA
- a CDS encoding 3-hydroxybutyrate dehydrogenase, producing the protein MTLTSKTAVVTGSTSGIGLAIARGLAKDGANIVLNGFGQPEDIERERAAIEAEFGVKARYSGADMSKPDEIAGMIAEAETAFGAVDVLVNNAGIQFVSPIEEFPVGKWDQIIAINLSSAFHAMRAAIPGMKRQGWGRIINTASAHSLVASPFKAAYVAAKHGIAGLTKTAALELATHKITVNCISPGYVWTPLVESQIPDTMKARGLTKEQVINDVLLQAQPTKEFVTVDQVAAIAVFLCSDAASQITGANISVDGGWTAQ; encoded by the coding sequence ATGACCCTGACATCGAAGACCGCCGTCGTCACCGGCTCGACGAGCGGCATCGGCCTCGCCATCGCGCGGGGCCTCGCCAAGGACGGGGCCAACATCGTCCTCAACGGCTTCGGCCAACCTGAGGACATCGAGCGCGAGCGCGCGGCGATCGAAGCCGAGTTCGGTGTGAAGGCCCGCTACTCGGGCGCCGACATGTCGAAGCCCGACGAGATCGCCGGGATGATCGCGGAGGCCGAGACGGCCTTCGGCGCGGTGGACGTGCTGGTCAACAATGCGGGCATCCAGTTCGTCTCGCCGATCGAGGAATTCCCGGTCGGCAAGTGGGACCAGATCATCGCCATCAACCTGTCCTCGGCCTTCCACGCGATGCGGGCGGCGATCCCCGGCATGAAGCGCCAGGGCTGGGGCCGGATCATCAACACCGCCTCGGCGCATTCGCTGGTGGCCTCGCCCTTCAAGGCGGCCTATGTGGCGGCCAAGCACGGCATTGCCGGCCTGACCAAGACGGCGGCGCTGGAACTGGCCACCCACAAGATCACGGTGAACTGCATCTCGCCGGGCTATGTCTGGACGCCGCTGGTGGAGAGCCAGATCCCCGACACGATGAAGGCGCGCGGCCTCACCAAGGAGCAGGTCATCAACGACGTGCTGCTGCAGGCGCAGCCCACGAAGGAATTCGTCACGGTGGATCAGGTCGCGGCGATCGCCGTGTTCCTGTGCTCGGACGCGGCGAGCCAGATCACCGGCGCCAACATCTCCGTCGACGGCGGCTGGACGGCGCAATAG
- a CDS encoding amidase, whose protein sequence is MLSLVDLRDRIGAGRLTPQGAVSLAREAIANRDPEVGAIVRLDPAAPVPDEGPLAGIAVGLKDIIDTADLPTEMGSPLYAGWRPRADAPVVARLKRLGAVPLAKTTTTAFAFLDPTETRNPRNLAHTPGGSSAGSAAAVAAGMLPLALGTQTGGSVIRPAAFCGVVGVKPSFRLLPTVGVKCFSWALDTVGLFAARVADAAHALALLADRPAIDLPAGDPGLPRIGLLRQDFCAPPAPEALAALERAAAAAERAGAQVRDLDLPPIFAEAFARHPVIQDFEAAQALAWEYDHHRNALPPLLRAQLDGAQRVGPAEYDASRRIAHQARRSLKDVFGEEGVDVILTLSAPGPAPEGLASTGDARFNRLWTLMGVPCVTVPVETTAEGLPLGVQVIARFGDDGRALAAARLIERAIG, encoded by the coding sequence ATGCTCTCGCTCGTCGACCTGCGCGACCGGATCGGTGCCGGGCGCCTGACCCCGCAGGGAGCCGTGTCGCTGGCCCGTGAGGCGATCGCCAACCGCGACCCGGAAGTCGGCGCGATCGTGCGGCTCGACCCCGCGGCCCCGGTGCCGGACGAGGGCCCGCTCGCCGGGATCGCGGTCGGCCTCAAGGACATCATCGATACCGCCGACCTGCCCACCGAGATGGGGTCGCCGCTCTATGCCGGCTGGCGGCCGCGCGCGGATGCGCCGGTGGTAGCGCGGCTGAAGCGGCTCGGCGCCGTCCCCCTGGCCAAGACCACCACGACGGCCTTCGCCTTCCTCGACCCGACGGAGACGCGCAATCCCCGCAACCTCGCGCATACGCCGGGCGGTTCGTCGGCCGGGTCGGCCGCCGCGGTCGCAGCCGGGATGCTGCCGCTTGCGCTCGGCACCCAGACCGGCGGCTCCGTCATCCGTCCCGCCGCCTTCTGCGGCGTGGTCGGCGTCAAGCCGTCCTTCCGGCTCCTGCCGACCGTGGGAGTGAAATGCTTCTCCTGGGCACTCGACACGGTCGGGCTGTTCGCAGCCCGCGTGGCGGATGCCGCCCACGCGCTGGCGCTCCTGGCGGACCGGCCCGCCATCGACCTGCCGGCGGGCGATCCCGGCCTGCCGCGCATCGGCCTGTTGAGGCAGGATTTCTGCGCGCCGCCGGCCCCGGAGGCCCTCGCCGCCCTGGAGCGCGCCGCTGCGGCGGCGGAGCGGGCGGGCGCGCAGGTGCGCGACCTCGATCTGCCGCCGATCTTCGCGGAGGCGTTCGCCCGTCATCCGGTGATCCAGGATTTCGAGGCGGCCCAGGCGCTGGCCTGGGAATACGACCACCACCGCAATGCGCTGCCGCCGCTCCTGCGCGCGCAGCTCGACGGAGCCCAGCGCGTGGGCCCGGCCGAGTACGACGCGTCGCGGCGCATCGCCCATCAGGCTCGCCGCAGCCTCAAGGATGTGTTCGGCGAGGAGGGCGTCGACGTGATCCTGACGCTCTCGGCTCCGGGCCCGGCCCCGGAGGGGCTCGCCTCCACGGGCGACGCCCGCTTCAACCGCCTCTGGACCCTGATGGGCGTCCCCTGCGTGACGGTGCCGGTCGAAACGACGGCGGAGGGGCTGCCGCTCGGCGTACAGGTGATCGCGCGGTTCGGCGACGACGGCCGGGCGCTTGCTGCCGCGCGGCTGATCGAGCGGGCCATCGGCTGA
- a CDS encoding peptidase C15 — protein MRSLLITGFGPFPGMPVNPSAALARRLAASPHLTRALGGAPRLRILTTAYGAIVSELTPALTEDPGAVLMIGVAGRSRQVRVEVRALNRASRLFPDASGRIAARLALDPEGPALRRAGAVAVKAGALLRRRGLPAGLSRDAGRYLCNASYFRALAQPVPVLFLHIPRPPRSGARAWEAGLAAAFAEVARLLALEGRRSGG, from the coding sequence GTGCGCTCCCTCCTCATCACGGGCTTCGGCCCGTTCCCGGGCATGCCGGTCAATCCGAGCGCGGCCCTCGCGCGCCGGCTTGCCGCCTCGCCCCACCTCACCCGTGCGCTCGGTGGCGCGCCGCGCCTGCGCATCCTCACCACTGCCTACGGGGCGATCGTTTCCGAACTCACGCCCGCCCTGACGGAGGATCCGGGCGCGGTGCTGATGATCGGGGTCGCGGGCCGCAGCCGGCAGGTGCGGGTCGAGGTCCGGGCCCTGAACCGGGCGAGCCGGCTCTTCCCGGACGCCTCGGGGCGGATCGCGGCGCGGCTCGCCCTCGACCCGGAGGGCCCCGCTCTGCGCCGGGCCGGGGCGGTCGCGGTCAAGGCCGGCGCCCTGCTGCGGCGCCGGGGCCTGCCGGCGGGGCTCTCGCGGGATGCGGGCCGCTACCTCTGCAACGCCTCCTACTTCCGGGCCCTCGCCCAGCCCGTCCCGGTGCTCTTCCTCCACATTCCCCGGCCGCCCCGGAGCGGCGCACGCGCCTGGGAGGCCGGATTGGCGGCCGCCTTCGCCGAGGTGGCGCGCCTCCTCGCGCTGGAGGGGCGGCGGTCCGGCGGGTGA